A portion of the Phycodurus eques isolate BA_2022a chromosome 3, UOR_Pequ_1.1, whole genome shotgun sequence genome contains these proteins:
- the slc20a2 gene encoding sodium-dependent phosphate transporter 2 isoform X1 yields MDLNSYLWMVILGFIIAFVLAFSVGANDVANSFGTAVGSGVVTLKQACILASIFETLGSMLLGAKVGETIRKGIIDVNLYNETVPVLMAGEVSAMVGSAVWQLIASFLKLPISGTHCIVGATIGFSMVAIGTKGVQWMQLVKIVSSWFISPLLSGLMSGVLFLLIRNTILNKEDSVPNGLRALPLFYATTIGINTFSIMYTGAPLLGLEMLPVWAIFLITLAGSLVCAALVWIFVCPWMKRKIASRLKKEQALSRISDESLDKIPEEEEESPVFKELPGAKGTDEAVLPLTGGSSDRNARTSNTELTNLTNGGTVMPNGRVYARTHSMTNGCLKSPVSNGSFSFDGHMRSDGQVYHTVHKDSGLYKDLLHKIHLGRMDDNERPGAGQPDNNYRLLRRNNSYTCYTAAICGMPVQPLMRTESRDDSEKLVGEGGGGRSNSVSYSKKRIRYDSYSSYCNAVAEAEIEAEEGGVEMKLATELEGVEEEGGSAPVPLDDLAEEDHEEKDKSEVFLLFHFLQILTACFGSFAHGGNDVSNAIGPLVALWMIYDQGGVMQDAATPIWLLFYGGVGICAGLWVWGRRVIQTMGKDLTPITPSSGFTIELASAVTVVLASNIGIPVSTTHCKVGSVVAVGWIRSRKAVDWRLFRNIFLAWFVTVPVAGLFSAAVMAVFVYGILPYV; encoded by the exons ATGGATCTGAATTCGTATCTGTGGATGGTAATTCTTGGCTTCATCATTGCCTTCGTCTTGGCCTTTTCGGTGGGCGCCAACGACGTGGCCAACTCGTTTGGCACGGCGGTGGGCTCCGGCGTGGTCACGCTGAAGCAGGCCTGTATCCTCGCTTCCATCTTTGAGACGCTGGGCTCTATGCTGCTGGGGGCTAAAGTGGGCGAGACCATCCGCAAAGGCATCATCGACGTCAACCTGTACAACGAGACGGTGCCTGTGCTTATGGCGGGCGAGGTCAGCGCCATGGTCG GCTCGGCAGTGTGGCAGCTCATCGCCTCCTTCCTCAAACTGCCCATTTCCGGAACCCACTGCATTGTGGGCGCCACTATCGGCTTCTCCATGGTCGCCATAGGCACCAAGGGCGTCCAGTGGATGCAGCTGGTTAAGATAG TGTCGTCGTGGTTCATCTCCCCCTTGTTATCTGGACTCATGTCTGGAGTCCTCTTCCTTCTCATCAGGAATACCATTCTCAACAAG GAAGATTCTGTTCCCAATGGCCTGCGAGCGCTGCCTCTCTTCTACGCCACCACCATTGGGATCAACACCTTCTCCATCATGTACACTGGAGCTCCAT TGCTGGGGTTAGAGATGCTGCCGGTGTGGGCCATCTTTCTCATCACCTTGGCCGGATCGCTGGTGTGTGCAGCTCTGGTCTGGATCTTCGTCTGTCCCTGGATGAAGAGGAAAATAGCAA GCCGTCTAAAGAAGGAGCAGGCTTTGTCCAGGATCTCCGACGAGAGCCTGGACAAGATccccgaggaggaggaggagagcccCGTCTTTAAAGAGCTGCCTGGGGCCAAGGGCACAGATGAGGCTGTGCTGCCGCTAACTGGGGGCAGCAGTGACCGGAATGCGCGCACCTCCAACACCGAACTCACCAATCTGACCAACGGTGGCACCGTCATGCCAAATGGCCGAGTTTATG CCCGCACCCATTCAATGACCAACGGCTGCCTCAAGTCGCCCGTCTCTAACGGCAGCTTTAGCTTTGACGGTCACATGCGTAGCGACGGCCAGGTGTACCACACGGTGCACAAGGACTCGGGCCTGTATAAAGACCTGCTGCACAAAATCCACCTGGGCCGCATGGATGACAACGAGCGTCCTGGCGCCGGCCAGCCCGACAACAACTACCGTCTGCTGCGTCGCAACAATAGCTACACCTGCTACACGGCAGCCATCTGCGGGATGCCCGTGCAGCCGCTAATGCGCACGGAGTCTCGCGACGACAGCGAGAAGCTGGTCGGGGAGGGCGGCGGCGGGCGCAGTAACAGCGTGTCCTACTCCAAGAAGCGCATACGCTACGACAGCTACTCGTCCTACTGCAACGCTGTGGCCGAGGCGGAGATCGAGGCGGAGGAGGGCGGCGTGGAGATGAAACTGGCTACCGAGCTTGAGGGGGTCGAGGAAGAAGGGGGGTCCGCACCGGTGCCTCTGGACGACCTGGCTGAGGAGGATCACGAGGAGAAGGATAAGTCGGAGGTGTTTCTGCTTTTCCACTTCCTGCAGATTCTCACTGCCTGTTTTGGCTCCTTCGCCCACGGAGGCAACGACGTCAG TAATGCCATCGGACCGTTGGTAGCGCTGTGGATGATCTACGACCAGGGTGGTGTGATGCAAGACGCCGCCACTCCCATCTGGCTGCTGTTTTACGGCGGCGTGGGCATCTGCGCTGGCTTGTGGGTGTGGGGCCGCCGGGTCATCCAGACCATGGGGAAGGACTTGACTCCCATCACACCCTCAAG TGGATTCACTATTGAACTGGCGTCCGCAGTCACAGTCGTGTTGGCTTCCAATATCGGAATCCCTGTCAGTACCACACACTGCAAG GTGGGCTCAGTGGTAGCCGTGGGCTGGATCCGCTCCAGGAAGGCGGTGGACTGGCGCCTCTTCAGGAACATCTTCCTGGCGTGGTTCGTCACCGTGCCCGTGGCCGGCCTGTTCAGCGCCGCCGTCATGGCCGTGTTCGTGTACGGCATCCTGCCCTACGTGTGA
- the slc20a2 gene encoding sodium-dependent phosphate transporter 2 isoform X2 — MDLNSYLWMVILGFIIAFVLAFSVGANDVANSFGTAVGSGVVTLKQACILASIFETLGSMLLGAKVGETIRKGIIDVNLYNETVPVLMAGEVSAMVGSAVWQLIASFLKLPISGTHCIVGATIGFSMVAIGTKGVQWMQLVKIVSSWFISPLLSGLMSGVLFLLIRNTILNKEDSVPNGLRALPLFYATTIGINTFSIMYTGAPLLGLEMLPVWAIFLITLAGSLVCAALVWIFVCPWMKRKIASRLKKEQALSRISDESLDKIPEEEEESPVFKELPGAKGTDEAVLPLTGGSSDRNARTSNTELTNLTNGGTVMPNGRVYARTHSMTNGCLKSPVSNGSFSFDGHMRSDGQVYHTVHKDSGLYKDLLHKIHLGRMDDNERPGAGQPDNNYRLLRRNNSYTCYTAAICGMPVQPLMRTESRDDSEKLVGEGGGGRSNSVSYSKKRIRYDSYSSYCNAVAEAEIEAEEGGVEMKLATELEGVEEEGGSAPVPLDDLAEEDHEEKDKSEVFLLFHFLQILTACFGSFAHGGNDVSNAIGPLVALWMIYDQGGVMQDAATPIWLLFYGGVGICAGLWVWGRRVIQTMGKDLTPITPSSGFCIEVMSALTVLVASNVGIPISSTHCKVGSVVAVGWIRSRKAVDWRLFRNIFLAWFVTVPVAGLFSAAVMAVFVYGILPYV; from the exons ATGGATCTGAATTCGTATCTGTGGATGGTAATTCTTGGCTTCATCATTGCCTTCGTCTTGGCCTTTTCGGTGGGCGCCAACGACGTGGCCAACTCGTTTGGCACGGCGGTGGGCTCCGGCGTGGTCACGCTGAAGCAGGCCTGTATCCTCGCTTCCATCTTTGAGACGCTGGGCTCTATGCTGCTGGGGGCTAAAGTGGGCGAGACCATCCGCAAAGGCATCATCGACGTCAACCTGTACAACGAGACGGTGCCTGTGCTTATGGCGGGCGAGGTCAGCGCCATGGTCG GCTCGGCAGTGTGGCAGCTCATCGCCTCCTTCCTCAAACTGCCCATTTCCGGAACCCACTGCATTGTGGGCGCCACTATCGGCTTCTCCATGGTCGCCATAGGCACCAAGGGCGTCCAGTGGATGCAGCTGGTTAAGATAG TGTCGTCGTGGTTCATCTCCCCCTTGTTATCTGGACTCATGTCTGGAGTCCTCTTCCTTCTCATCAGGAATACCATTCTCAACAAG GAAGATTCTGTTCCCAATGGCCTGCGAGCGCTGCCTCTCTTCTACGCCACCACCATTGGGATCAACACCTTCTCCATCATGTACACTGGAGCTCCAT TGCTGGGGTTAGAGATGCTGCCGGTGTGGGCCATCTTTCTCATCACCTTGGCCGGATCGCTGGTGTGTGCAGCTCTGGTCTGGATCTTCGTCTGTCCCTGGATGAAGAGGAAAATAGCAA GCCGTCTAAAGAAGGAGCAGGCTTTGTCCAGGATCTCCGACGAGAGCCTGGACAAGATccccgaggaggaggaggagagcccCGTCTTTAAAGAGCTGCCTGGGGCCAAGGGCACAGATGAGGCTGTGCTGCCGCTAACTGGGGGCAGCAGTGACCGGAATGCGCGCACCTCCAACACCGAACTCACCAATCTGACCAACGGTGGCACCGTCATGCCAAATGGCCGAGTTTATG CCCGCACCCATTCAATGACCAACGGCTGCCTCAAGTCGCCCGTCTCTAACGGCAGCTTTAGCTTTGACGGTCACATGCGTAGCGACGGCCAGGTGTACCACACGGTGCACAAGGACTCGGGCCTGTATAAAGACCTGCTGCACAAAATCCACCTGGGCCGCATGGATGACAACGAGCGTCCTGGCGCCGGCCAGCCCGACAACAACTACCGTCTGCTGCGTCGCAACAATAGCTACACCTGCTACACGGCAGCCATCTGCGGGATGCCCGTGCAGCCGCTAATGCGCACGGAGTCTCGCGACGACAGCGAGAAGCTGGTCGGGGAGGGCGGCGGCGGGCGCAGTAACAGCGTGTCCTACTCCAAGAAGCGCATACGCTACGACAGCTACTCGTCCTACTGCAACGCTGTGGCCGAGGCGGAGATCGAGGCGGAGGAGGGCGGCGTGGAGATGAAACTGGCTACCGAGCTTGAGGGGGTCGAGGAAGAAGGGGGGTCCGCACCGGTGCCTCTGGACGACCTGGCTGAGGAGGATCACGAGGAGAAGGATAAGTCGGAGGTGTTTCTGCTTTTCCACTTCCTGCAGATTCTCACTGCCTGTTTTGGCTCCTTCGCCCACGGAGGCAACGACGTCAG TAATGCCATCGGACCGTTGGTAGCGCTGTGGATGATCTACGACCAGGGTGGTGTGATGCAAGACGCCGCCACTCCCATCTGGCTGCTGTTTTACGGCGGCGTGGGCATCTGCGCTGGCTTGTGGGTGTGGGGCCGCCGGGTCATCCAGACCATGGGGAAGGACTTGACTCCCATCACACCCTCAAG CGGATTTTGCATTGAAGTAATGAGTGCGCTAACAGTGCTTGTTGCATCAAATGTGGGCATCCCAATAAGCTCCACCCACTGCAAG GTGGGCTCAGTGGTAGCCGTGGGCTGGATCCGCTCCAGGAAGGCGGTGGACTGGCGCCTCTTCAGGAACATCTTCCTGGCGTGGTTCGTCACCGTGCCCGTGGCCGGCCTGTTCAGCGCCGCCGTCATGGCCGTGTTCGTGTACGGCATCCTGCCCTACGTGTGA
- the slc20a2 gene encoding sodium-dependent phosphate transporter 2 isoform X4 — MDLNSYLWMVILGFIIAFVLAFSVGANDVANSFGTAVGSGVVTLKQACILASIFETLGSMLLGAKVGETIRKGIIDVNLYNETVPVLMAGEVSAMVGSAVWQLIASFLKLPISGTHCIVGATIGFSMVAIGTKGVQWMQLVKIVSSWFISPLLSGLMSGVLFLLIRNTILNKEDSVPNGLRALPLFYATTIGINTFSIMYTGAPLLGLEMLPVWAIFLITLAGSLVCAALVWIFVCPWMKRKIASRLKKEQALSRISDESLDKIPEEEEESPVFKELPGAKGTDEAVLPLTGGSSDRNARTSNTELTNLTNGGTVMPNGRVYARTHSMTNGCLKSPVSNGSFSFDGHMRSDGQVYHTVHKDSGLYKDLLHKIHLGRMDDNERPGAGQPDNNYRLLRRNNSYTCYTAAICGMPVQPLMRTESRDDSEKLVGEGGGGRSNSVSYSKKRIRYDSYSSYCNAVAEAEIEAEEGGVEMKLATELEGVEEEGGSAPVPLDDLAEEDHEEKDKSEVFLLFHFLQILTACFGSFAHGGNDVSNAIGPLVALWMIYDQGGVMQDAATPIWLLFYGGVGICAGLWVWGRRVIQTMGKDLTPITPSRWAQW; from the exons ATGGATCTGAATTCGTATCTGTGGATGGTAATTCTTGGCTTCATCATTGCCTTCGTCTTGGCCTTTTCGGTGGGCGCCAACGACGTGGCCAACTCGTTTGGCACGGCGGTGGGCTCCGGCGTGGTCACGCTGAAGCAGGCCTGTATCCTCGCTTCCATCTTTGAGACGCTGGGCTCTATGCTGCTGGGGGCTAAAGTGGGCGAGACCATCCGCAAAGGCATCATCGACGTCAACCTGTACAACGAGACGGTGCCTGTGCTTATGGCGGGCGAGGTCAGCGCCATGGTCG GCTCGGCAGTGTGGCAGCTCATCGCCTCCTTCCTCAAACTGCCCATTTCCGGAACCCACTGCATTGTGGGCGCCACTATCGGCTTCTCCATGGTCGCCATAGGCACCAAGGGCGTCCAGTGGATGCAGCTGGTTAAGATAG TGTCGTCGTGGTTCATCTCCCCCTTGTTATCTGGACTCATGTCTGGAGTCCTCTTCCTTCTCATCAGGAATACCATTCTCAACAAG GAAGATTCTGTTCCCAATGGCCTGCGAGCGCTGCCTCTCTTCTACGCCACCACCATTGGGATCAACACCTTCTCCATCATGTACACTGGAGCTCCAT TGCTGGGGTTAGAGATGCTGCCGGTGTGGGCCATCTTTCTCATCACCTTGGCCGGATCGCTGGTGTGTGCAGCTCTGGTCTGGATCTTCGTCTGTCCCTGGATGAAGAGGAAAATAGCAA GCCGTCTAAAGAAGGAGCAGGCTTTGTCCAGGATCTCCGACGAGAGCCTGGACAAGATccccgaggaggaggaggagagcccCGTCTTTAAAGAGCTGCCTGGGGCCAAGGGCACAGATGAGGCTGTGCTGCCGCTAACTGGGGGCAGCAGTGACCGGAATGCGCGCACCTCCAACACCGAACTCACCAATCTGACCAACGGTGGCACCGTCATGCCAAATGGCCGAGTTTATG CCCGCACCCATTCAATGACCAACGGCTGCCTCAAGTCGCCCGTCTCTAACGGCAGCTTTAGCTTTGACGGTCACATGCGTAGCGACGGCCAGGTGTACCACACGGTGCACAAGGACTCGGGCCTGTATAAAGACCTGCTGCACAAAATCCACCTGGGCCGCATGGATGACAACGAGCGTCCTGGCGCCGGCCAGCCCGACAACAACTACCGTCTGCTGCGTCGCAACAATAGCTACACCTGCTACACGGCAGCCATCTGCGGGATGCCCGTGCAGCCGCTAATGCGCACGGAGTCTCGCGACGACAGCGAGAAGCTGGTCGGGGAGGGCGGCGGCGGGCGCAGTAACAGCGTGTCCTACTCCAAGAAGCGCATACGCTACGACAGCTACTCGTCCTACTGCAACGCTGTGGCCGAGGCGGAGATCGAGGCGGAGGAGGGCGGCGTGGAGATGAAACTGGCTACCGAGCTTGAGGGGGTCGAGGAAGAAGGGGGGTCCGCACCGGTGCCTCTGGACGACCTGGCTGAGGAGGATCACGAGGAGAAGGATAAGTCGGAGGTGTTTCTGCTTTTCCACTTCCTGCAGATTCTCACTGCCTGTTTTGGCTCCTTCGCCCACGGAGGCAACGACGTCAG TAATGCCATCGGACCGTTGGTAGCGCTGTGGATGATCTACGACCAGGGTGGTGTGATGCAAGACGCCGCCACTCCCATCTGGCTGCTGTTTTACGGCGGCGTGGGCATCTGCGCTGGCTTGTGGGTGTGGGGCCGCCGGGTCATCCAGACCATGGGGAAGGACTTGACTCCCATCACACCCTCAAG GTGGGCTCAGTGGTAG
- the slc20a2 gene encoding sodium-dependent phosphate transporter 2 isoform X3, which yields MDLNSYLWMVILGFIIAFVLAFSVGANDVANSFGTAVGSGVVTLKQACILASIFETLGSMLLGAKVGETIRKGIIDVNLYNETVPVLMAGEVSAMVGSAVWQLIASFLKLPISGTHCIVGATIGFSMVAIGTKGVQWMQLVKIVSSWFISPLLSGLMSGVLFLLIRNTILNKEDSVPNGLRALPLFYATTIGINTFSIMYTGAPLLGLEMLPVWAIFLITLAGSLVCAALVWIFVCPWMKRKIASRLKKEQALSRISDESLDKIPEEEEESPVFKELPGAKGTDEAVLPLTGGSSDRNARTSNTELTNLTNGGTVMPNGRVYARTHSMTNGCLKSPVSNGSFSFDGHMRSDGQVYHTVHKDSGLYKDLLHKIHLGRMDDNERPGAGQPDNNYRLLRRNNSYTCYTAAICGMPVQPLMRTESRDDSEKLVGEGGGGRSNSVSYSKKRIRYDSYSSYCNAVAEAEIEAEEGGVEMKLATELEGVEEEGGSAPVPLDDLAEEDHEEKDKSEVFLLFHFLQILTACFGSFAHGGNDVSNAIGPLVALWMIYDQGGVMQDAATPIWLLFYGGVGICAGLWVWGRRVIQTMGKDLTPITPSSGFTIELASAVTVVLASNIGIPVSTTHCKV from the exons ATGGATCTGAATTCGTATCTGTGGATGGTAATTCTTGGCTTCATCATTGCCTTCGTCTTGGCCTTTTCGGTGGGCGCCAACGACGTGGCCAACTCGTTTGGCACGGCGGTGGGCTCCGGCGTGGTCACGCTGAAGCAGGCCTGTATCCTCGCTTCCATCTTTGAGACGCTGGGCTCTATGCTGCTGGGGGCTAAAGTGGGCGAGACCATCCGCAAAGGCATCATCGACGTCAACCTGTACAACGAGACGGTGCCTGTGCTTATGGCGGGCGAGGTCAGCGCCATGGTCG GCTCGGCAGTGTGGCAGCTCATCGCCTCCTTCCTCAAACTGCCCATTTCCGGAACCCACTGCATTGTGGGCGCCACTATCGGCTTCTCCATGGTCGCCATAGGCACCAAGGGCGTCCAGTGGATGCAGCTGGTTAAGATAG TGTCGTCGTGGTTCATCTCCCCCTTGTTATCTGGACTCATGTCTGGAGTCCTCTTCCTTCTCATCAGGAATACCATTCTCAACAAG GAAGATTCTGTTCCCAATGGCCTGCGAGCGCTGCCTCTCTTCTACGCCACCACCATTGGGATCAACACCTTCTCCATCATGTACACTGGAGCTCCAT TGCTGGGGTTAGAGATGCTGCCGGTGTGGGCCATCTTTCTCATCACCTTGGCCGGATCGCTGGTGTGTGCAGCTCTGGTCTGGATCTTCGTCTGTCCCTGGATGAAGAGGAAAATAGCAA GCCGTCTAAAGAAGGAGCAGGCTTTGTCCAGGATCTCCGACGAGAGCCTGGACAAGATccccgaggaggaggaggagagcccCGTCTTTAAAGAGCTGCCTGGGGCCAAGGGCACAGATGAGGCTGTGCTGCCGCTAACTGGGGGCAGCAGTGACCGGAATGCGCGCACCTCCAACACCGAACTCACCAATCTGACCAACGGTGGCACCGTCATGCCAAATGGCCGAGTTTATG CCCGCACCCATTCAATGACCAACGGCTGCCTCAAGTCGCCCGTCTCTAACGGCAGCTTTAGCTTTGACGGTCACATGCGTAGCGACGGCCAGGTGTACCACACGGTGCACAAGGACTCGGGCCTGTATAAAGACCTGCTGCACAAAATCCACCTGGGCCGCATGGATGACAACGAGCGTCCTGGCGCCGGCCAGCCCGACAACAACTACCGTCTGCTGCGTCGCAACAATAGCTACACCTGCTACACGGCAGCCATCTGCGGGATGCCCGTGCAGCCGCTAATGCGCACGGAGTCTCGCGACGACAGCGAGAAGCTGGTCGGGGAGGGCGGCGGCGGGCGCAGTAACAGCGTGTCCTACTCCAAGAAGCGCATACGCTACGACAGCTACTCGTCCTACTGCAACGCTGTGGCCGAGGCGGAGATCGAGGCGGAGGAGGGCGGCGTGGAGATGAAACTGGCTACCGAGCTTGAGGGGGTCGAGGAAGAAGGGGGGTCCGCACCGGTGCCTCTGGACGACCTGGCTGAGGAGGATCACGAGGAGAAGGATAAGTCGGAGGTGTTTCTGCTTTTCCACTTCCTGCAGATTCTCACTGCCTGTTTTGGCTCCTTCGCCCACGGAGGCAACGACGTCAG TAATGCCATCGGACCGTTGGTAGCGCTGTGGATGATCTACGACCAGGGTGGTGTGATGCAAGACGCCGCCACTCCCATCTGGCTGCTGTTTTACGGCGGCGTGGGCATCTGCGCTGGCTTGTGGGTGTGGGGCCGCCGGGTCATCCAGACCATGGGGAAGGACTTGACTCCCATCACACCCTCAAG TGGATTCACTATTGAACTGGCGTCCGCAGTCACAGTCGTGTTGGCTTCCAATATCGGAATCCCTGTCAGTACCACACACTGCAAGGTATGA